A window of the Butyricimonas faecalis genome harbors these coding sequences:
- a CDS encoding DUF4831 family protein: protein MKKLFFIIGLVGLVSLSVSGQKKRELTTQVSIDYTLPKISYDVVVTMECTRLIPGPFRQYAEQQLGISPEITSEGEEWTIKNIKFIPRALPDPKASYTVNAVGEYNSILLNVTPEGFLAGVGSGSTNRTPDENIVYEEKEKSVGSGINYVYFGIRSTQKEVLDSNFTEIEVEGEIRRVWDPIERHVLKEHKDYVDEITSEIFNIREKRLELLAGGSATAEALKALDALEANYMSLFMGKRETREVVKTISFVPEKADESTVLFRFSANDGITAKNNVSAIPYIVELKNIYVPKRDAQQGGNTRPVPSLSYREPAVADLCLLKGKETVMTVRCVIPQLGFIKQFPLDVINNEGISIDFYPRYGSIKGIMKK, encoded by the coding sequence ATGAAAAAGTTGTTTTTTATAATTGGATTAGTGGGACTCGTATCCCTGTCTGTTTCGGGACAAAAAAAGAGAGAATTGACCACACAAGTGTCAATCGATTATACCTTGCCAAAAATCAGTTATGACGTGGTCGTCACCATGGAATGTACTCGTTTGATACCGGGGCCTTTCAGGCAATATGCCGAACAACAGTTAGGTATCTCACCGGAGATCACGAGTGAAGGCGAAGAGTGGACAATCAAAAACATCAAATTCATTCCGCGGGCTTTGCCTGATCCGAAAGCCTCTTATACCGTGAACGCCGTTGGAGAATATAACTCTATTTTATTGAATGTAACTCCCGAAGGCTTTTTAGCCGGCGTGGGAAGTGGTAGTACGAACCGGACTCCTGACGAAAATATCGTTTACGAGGAAAAGGAGAAAAGTGTGGGTTCAGGCATTAATTACGTGTATTTCGGTATTCGCTCCACTCAAAAGGAAGTACTTGACTCCAATTTCACGGAGATAGAAGTCGAGGGCGAGATTCGCCGGGTATGGGACCCGATTGAACGTCATGTATTAAAAGAACACAAAGATTACGTGGACGAGATTACGTCAGAGATATTCAATATTCGCGAAAAGCGACTGGAATTACTAGCCGGAGGCTCGGCCACGGCGGAGGCCCTAAAAGCGCTCGATGCGCTTGAGGCAAATTACATGAGTTTGTTCATGGGAAAAAGAGAAACCCGCGAAGTGGTTAAAACCATCTCTTTTGTCCCGGAAAAAGCCGACGAGTCAACCGTTTTGTTCCGTTTCTCCGCGAACGACGGGATTACGGCCAAGAACAACGTGTCTGCTATCCCCTACATCGTTGAATTAAAAAATATCTACGTTCCGAAAAGAGATGCCCAACAGGGTGGAAACACCCGTCCGGTTCCCTCTCTCTCTTATCGCGAACCGGCCGTTGCCGACCTGTGTTTGTTGAAAGGGAAAGAGACCGTGATGACCGTTCGTTGTGTCATACCACAACTCGGATTTATCAAACAATTCCCTTTGGATGTCATCAATAATGAAGGTATTTCCATTGATTTCTACCCGCGATATGGTTCAATAAAAGGTATAATGAAAAAATAG
- a CDS encoding chloride channel protein, giving the protein MTAINEKGILGKFLVWRVRYIKEKQFIVMLSILVGIVTGLAGVVLKNMVHFTHMFFTERMQVDSGNLFFFIYPFIGILLTTLFVKFFVKEEISHGVTKVLYAISRRNSIIKPHNNYTSMIASTLTIGFGGSVGTEATIVLTGASIGSNLARLFRMNYKVMTLMIGCGAAGAIAGIFKAPIAGIVFTMEVLMLDLTMASLVPLMFTAITSYVVTFFLMGDGFVFSYQITDKFVMANFPYYVILGIFAGILSVYFVRMNLRVEQFLGRIKHTWKRIALGGILLGVIIFVFPPLYGEGYTALDDMMAGHSDKLLNNTYFFDFRDSAWMMILFVVGLTFVKVIATALTNGSGGVGGVFAPSLFTGGVAGYLLAMLINMSGIRIVEPSHFVLAGMAGTMSGVMKAPLTAMFLIAEISGGYALFLPLMLTSVISYLTSQGMEPYSIYARRLAMQGDLLTHNKDKAVLTLMKLNKVVETDFKTIEVDATLGDLVKVVSKSSRNLFPVLNSNQQLLGIVLLDDIRNVMFNQELYSKTYVRDFMTTPSVVIDINDSMEVVMKKFEDTKAWNLPVLQDHKYIGFVSKAKIFNTYRKVLIHFSDDE; this is encoded by the coding sequence ATGACGGCAATTAACGAAAAGGGGATATTGGGGAAATTTCTGGTGTGGCGCGTCCGCTACATCAAGGAAAAGCAATTTATTGTCATGTTAAGCATCCTCGTCGGTATTGTTACCGGACTGGCGGGAGTCGTGCTGAAAAATATGGTACATTTTACCCACATGTTTTTCACGGAACGGATGCAGGTGGACAGTGGAAACTTGTTTTTCTTTATCTATCCTTTTATCGGAATATTGCTGACAACACTATTTGTAAAATTCTTCGTGAAAGAAGAGATCAGCCATGGCGTGACGAAAGTGTTGTACGCCATTTCCCGTCGCAACAGTATCATCAAGCCGCACAACAACTACACTTCGATGATTGCCAGTACCCTGACCATCGGTTTCGGAGGGTCGGTAGGAACGGAGGCCACCATCGTGTTGACGGGAGCTTCCATCGGTTCGAACTTGGCACGTCTCTTCCGGATGAACTACAAAGTGATGACCCTGATGATCGGTTGTGGTGCGGCAGGGGCCATTGCCGGGATCTTTAAAGCCCCGATTGCCGGAATCGTCTTCACGATGGAAGTCTTGATGCTTGACTTGACGATGGCTTCATTGGTACCGTTGATGTTCACGGCCATCACCTCGTACGTGGTCACCTTCTTCCTCATGGGCGATGGTTTCGTGTTCTCCTATCAGATCACGGATAAATTCGTGATGGCCAATTTCCCTTACTACGTGATACTGGGAATCTTTGCCGGGATCTTGTCCGTGTATTTCGTTCGGATGAATCTTCGGGTGGAACAATTCTTGGGGCGTATCAAACATACGTGGAAAAGAATAGCTCTCGGCGGCATCTTGTTAGGTGTCATCATTTTCGTCTTCCCCCCCCTCTATGGTGAAGGTTACACGGCCTTGGATGACATGATGGCCGGGCATTCCGACAAATTATTGAATAATACCTATTTCTTCGATTTTCGAGATAGTGCATGGATGATGATTCTTTTCGTGGTCGGTTTGACATTCGTCAAAGTGATTGCCACGGCCTTAACCAATGGTAGTGGGGGTGTTGGTGGTGTTTTTGCACCAAGCCTCTTCACGGGCGGAGTTGCCGGTTACTTGTTGGCAATGTTGATTAACATGAGTGGAATCCGTATCGTGGAACCCAGTCATTTCGTCTTGGCAGGCATGGCGGGAACGATGTCCGGGGTCATGAAAGCCCCGTTGACAGCCATGTTCTTGATCGCCGAGATATCCGGAGGCTACGCCTTATTCCTGCCTCTGATGCTGACCTCGGTTATTTCCTACTTGACCAGTCAGGGGATGGAACCTTATTCCATCTATGCCCGTCGTTTGGCCATGCAGGGAGATTTATTGACACACAACAAAGATAAGGCCGTGTTGACCTTGATGAAATTGAACAAGGTGGTGGAAACGGATTTTAAAACGATCGAGGTCGACGCGACCTTAGGTGATCTGGTAAAAGTGGTTTCCAAATCAAGCCGGAACCTGTTTCCTGTTTTGAATTCCAACCAGCAATTACTGGGGATCGTCTTGTTGGATGACATTCGCAACGTGATGTTTAACCAGGAATTGTATTCGAAAACTTACGTGCGGGATTTCATGACGACGCCTTCCGTGGTGATCGACATCAACGATTCCATGGAGGTGGTTATGAAAAAATTCGAAGACACGAAAGCGTGGAACCTGCCTGTTCTTCAAGATCACAAATACATCGGCTTTGTTTCTAAAGCAAAGATATTCAACACGTATCGGAAAGTGTTGATCCACTTCTCGGATGACGAATAA
- a CDS encoding DUF2795 domain-containing protein, with product MYWTLELASKLEDAPWPASKDELIDYAIRSGAPMEVIENLQDIEDDEEIFESIEDIWPDYPSKDDFFFNEDEY from the coding sequence ATGTATTGGACACTAGAACTAGCCTCAAAATTGGAAGATGCGCCTTGGCCAGCATCAAAAGATGAGTTGATAGACTACGCCATTCGTTCCGGGGCACCTATGGAAGTGATCGAAAATCTTCAGGATATCGAGGATGATGAAGAAATATTTGAAAGTATTGAAGATATTTGGCCGGACTATCCGAGTAAAGATGACTTTTTCTTCAACGAAGACGAGTACTAA
- a CDS encoding RNA polymerase sigma-70 factor, whose protein sequence is MGILVKRVSKGDRKAYAALFHEFYTPLLLYSKKFTKNREVSEDIVQDFFCRLWEDRKRLVNDKSFHAYMYSAVRNRSLNYLRDTHSVSIEGFEKQSDEDFLREMMEEEVYRELYAAIQKLPERCRRIFLLKLDGEENQKIADMLQISEETVRSQLRRGKELLQNNVVSFYVLGVICYWCDF, encoded by the coding sequence ATGGGAATATTAGTAAAGCGAGTGTCGAAGGGGGACAGGAAAGCATACGCGGCTTTATTTCATGAATTTTACACTCCTTTATTACTTTATTCTAAAAAATTCACGAAAAACAGGGAGGTCTCGGAAGATATTGTGCAGGATTTTTTCTGTCGTTTGTGGGAAGACCGCAAACGGTTGGTAAATGACAAATCCTTTCATGCTTACATGTATAGTGCCGTGCGCAATCGTTCGTTAAATTATTTAAGGGATACCCATTCTGTTTCTATCGAGGGTTTTGAGAAACAATCTGACGAGGACTTTTTGCGGGAGATGATGGAGGAAGAGGTGTATAGAGAGTTGTATGCAGCCATCCAGAAACTGCCTGAACGTTGTCGCCGGATTTTTTTATTGAAGCTGGACGGGGAAGAAAATCAAAAAATTGCTGATATGCTTCAAATATCAGAGGAAACCGTCAGGAGTCAGTTGAGAAGGGGCAAAGAGTTACTCCAAAATAATGTTGTCAGTTTCTATGTTTTAGGGGTGATTTGCTATTGGTGTGATTTTTGA
- a CDS encoding FecR domain-containing protein — protein MNVDNEKIRSIIVKSVLGTLTEEDNLVLQEWLRESDQNRVLYQKLSSAIELKHKYRQYESVDVEEAFRRNQHRLYPDGLNRSMKKKLPYVAAVLVLFGVFVCLLMNRTGKVREEVPVVLSAGGKHAELILANGQKVYLHEGMEMKFRERGSNIQVKGNVVYYEEKKDSVTIDEYNMIRTPLGGEYSLTLSDGTKVWLNAMSELRYPVAFGGDTREVELRGGSLFRRDGR, from the coding sequence ATGAATGTGGATAACGAGAAGATTAGGAGTATCATTGTTAAGTCTGTTTTGGGGACTTTGACCGAGGAGGACAACCTTGTCTTGCAAGAATGGTTACGGGAGAGTGACCAGAATCGGGTGCTTTATCAGAAATTGTCTTCTGCTATTGAGTTGAAACATAAATACAGGCAATACGAGAGCGTGGATGTCGAGGAGGCTTTTAGGCGAAATCAACACCGTTTGTATCCCGATGGTTTGAATCGAAGCATGAAAAAGAAGTTGCCATACGTTGCAGCCGTGCTGGTTTTGTTCGGGGTATTTGTTTGTTTACTGATGAATCGCACGGGGAAAGTGCGGGAGGAGGTGCCGGTTGTTTTGTCGGCCGGGGGAAAACACGCGGAATTGATTTTGGCAAATGGTCAAAAAGTGTATCTGCACGAAGGGATGGAAATGAAATTTCGGGAAAGAGGTTCCAATATCCAAGTAAAGGGGAATGTGGTTTATTACGAAGAGAAAAAGGATAGTGTGACAATCGATGAATATAACATGATTCGCACCCCGTTAGGGGGAGAATATTCCTTGACGCTATCAGATGGTACGAAGGTTTGGCTGAACGCGATGTCCGAGTTACGCTATCCGGTGGCCTTCGGTGGCGATACGCGGGAAGTCGAGTTGAGGGGGGGAAGCTTATTTCGACGTGACGGAAGATGA
- a CDS encoding FecR family protein, whose amino-acid sequence MTEDENKPFVVRTDEFSVRVLGTSFNISAYADSPLALTTLCSGHVRLTDCMNPGNERDLLPGEQLLFHRESRKMEIRNVDTDVFVSWREGFFQFDNHTVEEVFMILQRWYNVQVFYANAEVRQELFTGKLPRFDDMMIIIDLIKRVSDLEITVDGKVIYIDK is encoded by the coding sequence GTGACGGAAGATGAAAATAAACCGTTTGTCGTGAGGACGGATGAGTTTAGCGTGCGTGTGTTGGGAACTTCTTTTAATATTTCGGCCTACGCGGATTCTCCGTTAGCGTTAACCACGCTTTGCAGCGGGCACGTGCGGTTGACGGATTGTATGAATCCGGGGAACGAGCGGGATCTTTTACCGGGCGAACAGTTGTTGTTCCACCGGGAGAGCCGGAAGATGGAAATTCGGAACGTGGATACCGACGTGTTCGTTTCTTGGCGCGAGGGCTTTTTCCAGTTTGATAATCACACGGTGGAGGAAGTTTTTATGATATTGCAAAGATGGTATAACGTGCAGGTTTTTTATGCGAATGCCGAGGTTCGGCAGGAACTCTTTACCGGTAAGTTGCCCCGGTTCGATGATATGATGATTATCATTGATTTGATAAAGCGGGTTTCCGATTTAGAAATTACAGTGGATGGAAAAGTGATTTATATAGATAAATAA
- a CDS encoding SusC/RagA family TonB-linked outer membrane protein, with product MKKKTRCREFVIPLRGNRTFLAMRYLLIFLFAFHLNGFSGIKAQQIAEYQVENANLKTCIKKVERLTGKGFLYNGNDLERVGNVSLHLENVSLGDLLTSILQGSGYTYELMNGVIAIVRVKEEGRQTVEQELLKGVVRDTRGNVLPGVTVLIKGTTSGVVTDTAGRFTLPVMNRKSVVLVFSFVGMKSQEVAVSDVRKEVRVVMEENVDELEEVVITGYGTTTKRRATGSVAVLGREELENRIPVSVDNLLQGLVAGVAVTANSGRPGSSAKVRIRGTNTITGNAEPLWVIDGVPVQDELPEISLDQVKSENFNEIFVNGIAGINPNDIENITFLKDAAAAAIYGSRAAGGVVVITTKQGAPGKMRMNYSAHFGLGLKPQRDAGLMNASEKLAWEQELWDEFAADQYASNAPHYPVVGVVGMLRSNKLGRNGMLWTDEGFEPMTASEQDAYIRDLASHSTDWFDVIFRNSFDMTHNFSFSGGGNSLAYYASVGYAHQDGLLKEDSYDRYTVNLKVNASPSTRVKMGMGLRVSNLVSDGPSMNVDPFKYAYFANPYERPYNEDGSFRPDMTYFNLTSINEGAITPENQPTAGFNILREMEETSSEGKKFSVSGQFSLDVEIFKSLTFSGLASYGYTNNREESILGRESYAAFVDRLSFDTNNKTQNLYGSISQSTTDGEQYNVRGHFSYTNTFEDHYLNVLAGAELRGSKSKRVAVKRYGYDEKTGLASMPEPPEGDNSYGSSWYTGLIDGLSGMSRSENKYASFYVSTEYGYLGRYILNASFRTDGSNNFGSKEQFNPTWSLGFAWHVDDEDFMQSLRPVLNRLTLRVATGFTGNVVQGVLKELVIKYNANRYWNNLIMGSINKAPNPHLRWEKTRDVKVALDFGLFGDRVTGLVEGYWRKSTDVISRVRVVSSTGYNAQSYNASDIENKGVEATLGVKVIDRRDYRLSFSGNIAWNRNVLSKFSSPSGTISEGKYVGYPLESIFGGKELGIDPYDGIYMYKLRPDAVVKEASDLKSIVNYRYYLGTSIAPITGGFTLRFGYKNLSCSVGGSYSFGAKIRNQVSSPVSYESVSYSYYAQERPQTAYSDLYRNHLNVRKEMTDRWTKDNIDAKYPRIIDPFGNKLYLDQYNPTSSDITLGSFLENVSYLRIRDISLSYNLPKRWLTHVGVSSLGFSFMMSNFFTFTNYSGIDPETPGTTYPITRSIALGINIGF from the coding sequence ATGAAAAAAAAGACAAGGTGTAGGGAATTCGTCATTCCTTTGAGAGGAAATCGGACATTTCTTGCCATGAGGTATTTACTGATTTTTCTTTTCGCGTTTCATTTGAATGGATTTTCCGGGATAAAAGCTCAACAAATCGCCGAGTATCAGGTGGAAAATGCCAATTTGAAAACGTGTATTAAGAAGGTGGAACGGTTGACAGGAAAAGGTTTCCTTTACAATGGAAATGATTTGGAACGCGTGGGTAATGTTTCCCTGCATTTGGAAAATGTCAGTTTAGGTGATTTATTGACAAGTATATTGCAAGGTAGCGGGTATACTTACGAGTTGATGAATGGCGTTATTGCCATCGTGCGGGTGAAGGAAGAAGGGCGTCAGACTGTTGAACAGGAATTGCTGAAGGGTGTCGTGCGGGATACCCGCGGGAATGTTTTGCCGGGAGTGACCGTGTTGATCAAGGGAACGACTTCGGGTGTCGTGACGGATACGGCGGGACGTTTCACGTTGCCTGTGATGAACCGGAAGAGTGTTGTCCTTGTATTTTCTTTTGTCGGTATGAAATCCCAGGAGGTTGCTGTCAGTGATGTCCGTAAAGAGGTGCGTGTCGTGATGGAAGAGAATGTGGACGAATTGGAGGAGGTGGTTATCACGGGTTACGGGACGACGACCAAGCGACGCGCGACGGGGTCCGTGGCCGTGTTGGGAAGGGAGGAGCTGGAAAATCGGATTCCGGTGTCCGTGGATAATTTGTTGCAAGGTCTGGTGGCCGGGGTGGCCGTGACGGCAAATTCGGGACGCCCCGGTTCGTCAGCTAAAGTTAGGATTCGGGGAACCAACACGATTACCGGTAACGCGGAACCCTTGTGGGTAATTGACGGGGTACCCGTGCAGGACGAGTTGCCTGAAATCTCGCTGGATCAGGTGAAGTCGGAAAACTTTAACGAGATTTTCGTGAATGGAATAGCGGGTATTAACCCGAATGATATCGAGAATATCACGTTCTTGAAAGATGCTGCCGCTGCCGCTATTTACGGTTCCCGGGCCGCGGGAGGTGTCGTTGTCATAACGACGAAGCAGGGGGCTCCGGGAAAAATGAGAATGAATTATTCGGCTCATTTCGGACTCGGCTTGAAGCCTCAACGGGATGCCGGGTTGATGAATGCCTCGGAAAAGTTGGCGTGGGAACAGGAGTTGTGGGATGAGTTCGCGGCAGATCAATACGCGTCGAACGCGCCTCATTACCCGGTAGTCGGTGTTGTCGGGATGTTGCGTTCCAACAAGCTCGGGCGTAACGGGATGTTATGGACCGATGAGGGTTTTGAACCGATGACGGCAAGCGAGCAGGACGCGTATATCCGTGATCTGGCGTCTCATTCCACGGATTGGTTTGACGTGATATTCAGAAATTCTTTCGATATGACGCATAACTTTTCTTTTTCCGGGGGTGGAAATTCGCTGGCTTATTATGCCTCGGTGGGATACGCTCATCAGGATGGTTTGTTGAAAGAGGATAGTTACGATCGGTACACGGTGAATTTGAAAGTGAATGCATCCCCGTCGACACGGGTAAAGATGGGAATGGGTTTACGGGTGTCGAATCTTGTGTCTGACGGGCCTAGTATGAATGTTGATCCGTTTAAATACGCTTATTTTGCTAATCCGTACGAGCGTCCGTATAACGAGGACGGCAGTTTCCGGCCTGATATGACTTATTTTAATCTGACGTCTATTAATGAAGGTGCGATAACACCGGAAAATCAACCCACGGCCGGGTTTAATATATTGCGGGAGATGGAGGAGACTTCGAGTGAAGGAAAGAAGTTTTCCGTGTCCGGACAATTCAGCCTGGATGTTGAAATTTTTAAATCGTTGACTTTTTCCGGGTTGGCTTCTTATGGCTACACGAATAACCGGGAGGAAAGTATTTTGGGTCGAGAGTCGTATGCCGCTTTCGTGGATCGGTTGAGTTTTGACACGAATAATAAAACCCAGAATCTATACGGTTCTATATCCCAGTCGACTACGGACGGGGAACAATATAACGTGCGCGGACATTTTTCATACACGAACACGTTTGAGGATCATTATCTTAACGTGTTGGCCGGGGCGGAGTTACGCGGTTCTAAAAGTAAACGTGTCGCGGTGAAACGTTACGGGTATGATGAGAAAACGGGATTGGCGAGTATGCCTGAACCACCGGAAGGTGATAATAGTTACGGATCGAGCTGGTACACGGGCTTGATTGATGGATTGTCAGGAATGTCCCGGTCGGAGAATAAGTATGCTTCTTTTTACGTATCCACGGAGTATGGCTACCTGGGACGTTATATCCTGAATGCCTCTTTCCGCACGGATGGTTCGAATAATTTCGGTAGTAAGGAACAGTTTAACCCGACGTGGTCATTGGGGTTTGCTTGGCACGTGGATGACGAGGATTTCATGCAATCTTTACGTCCGGTGTTGAACCGCTTGACTCTTCGGGTGGCAACCGGATTTACGGGGAATGTCGTGCAGGGAGTTTTGAAGGAACTTGTGATCAAGTATAACGCCAACAGGTATTGGAATAATCTGATCATGGGATCGATTAATAAGGCTCCGAATCCTCATTTGCGTTGGGAAAAGACAAGGGATGTGAAGGTGGCTTTGGATTTTGGTTTGTTTGGTGACCGTGTTACCGGGTTAGTTGAGGGGTATTGGCGGAAGAGTACGGATGTGATTTCCCGCGTACGGGTTGTTTCTTCGACGGGGTATAATGCTCAGAGTTATAACGCGTCGGATATAGAGAATAAAGGGGTGGAGGCAACTTTAGGCGTGAAGGTTATCGATCGGCGGGATTATAGGTTGAGTTTCTCGGGAAATATTGCCTGGAACAGAAACGTGCTGTCAAAGTTTTCTTCTCCATCGGGAACTATCAGTGAAGGGAAGTATGTCGGTTACCCGTTGGAATCAATTTTTGGTGGAAAGGAACTGGGGATTGATCCCTATGACGGGATTTATATGTATAAATTGCGTCCGGACGCCGTGGTGAAAGAGGCTTCTGATTTGAAATCTATTGTGAATTACCGTTATTATTTGGGTACCTCCATCGCCCCGATCACGGGAGGGTTTACCCTGCGTTTCGGTTATAAGAATTTGTCATGCAGTGTCGGAGGTTCTTATTCTTTCGGGGCAAAGATTAGAAACCAGGTTTCTTCTCCCGTGAGCTACGAGAGTGTTTCCTATTCGTATTACGCGCAGGAGAGACCACAGACGGCTTATAGTGATCTGTATCGTAATCACTTGAACGTGAGAAAGGAGATGACGGATCGCTGGACGAAGGATAACATTGATGCCAAGTATCCCAGAATTATTGATCCTTTCGGGAATAAATTGTACCTGGATCAATATAACCCGACCTCCTCGGATATTACATTGGGTAGTTTTCTGGAGAATGTTTCTTATTTGAGAATCCGGGATATTTCATTGAGTTATAATTTACCGAAACGCTGGTTGACCCACGTGGGGGTGTCGTCGTTGGGCTTTTCGTTCATGATGAGTAATTTCTTCACCTTCACGAATTATTCGGGTATTGACCCGGAGACTCCCGGGACGACTTATCCGATCACGCGTTCGATAGCATTGGGAATTAATATCGGTTTTTAA
- a CDS encoding RagB/SusD family nutrient uptake outer membrane protein, giving the protein MKRYIVYVLLVLSGFCVSCDEYLKTKTYGEILPETTEDYASLLHTHLYNIEAGTSEKILGNFNDVLRWECFSDNLNASLSTSVKNTPIYVGSYISSAIYRFNNLFQVVKDANVVLDNVKGKDSELDKKITAIAYTLRAVVYYNMMRELCEPYEKQRATEIMGVPIVDHFDMEAKPGRGNIQETVDFIVEDLKKAISLNQVDEKYIFTVDVAKAYLAKTYFWAQDWKNAVSTAKELLDKYPLIEGEEYKAMIQSTPPLATKPGNVILCSYNRGSLSTAFQARYSTDSRRRPVSLKFAELFTEKEKDIRYKLFFDKTFLNTKRLNMQIRSAEMCLILAESYAHLQDEDNALLYLNNLRAKRITDYVPLTRSSLPAVDDSALVTVDAEGEALTPLMSSILNERRKELYMEGDRWFELKRNGRPEFWVGYNGIKYTTWKYLYTFPLWQQDLRVNPNLVQNEGYE; this is encoded by the coding sequence ATGAAAAGATATATTGTTTATGTTTTACTGGTTCTTTCCGGGTTTTGCGTGTCCTGTGATGAATATCTGAAGACGAAGACTTACGGGGAGATATTGCCGGAAACAACGGAGGACTACGCGTCTTTGTTACACACGCATTTGTATAACATAGAGGCCGGTACATCCGAAAAGATTCTGGGAAATTTTAATGATGTGCTTCGTTGGGAGTGTTTTTCCGATAATCTGAATGCCAGTCTTTCTACATCGGTTAAAAATACTCCAATTTACGTGGGGTCTTATATCAGTTCAGCCATATACCGGTTTAATAATTTATTCCAGGTCGTGAAGGACGCGAATGTCGTGTTGGATAATGTGAAAGGAAAGGATTCGGAGTTGGATAAAAAGATCACGGCAATAGCCTATACCTTGCGTGCGGTGGTGTATTATAATATGATGCGGGAGTTGTGCGAGCCTTACGAAAAACAAAGGGCAACCGAGATTATGGGAGTCCCGATCGTGGATCATTTCGACATGGAGGCAAAACCGGGGCGAGGAAATATACAGGAGACCGTGGATTTTATCGTTGAAGATTTGAAAAAGGCTATCTCTTTGAATCAGGTGGACGAGAAATATATATTCACGGTTGACGTGGCCAAGGCTTATTTGGCGAAAACGTATTTCTGGGCGCAAGATTGGAAAAATGCAGTGTCGACGGCCAAAGAGCTTTTAGATAAATACCCGTTGATTGAAGGAGAGGAGTATAAGGCTATGATCCAGTCAACACCGCCTTTAGCGACGAAACCGGGAAACGTGATTTTATGTTCGTATAACCGGGGGAGTTTGTCTACGGCTTTCCAAGCCCGTTATTCCACGGATTCGCGTCGTCGACCCGTGAGTCTTAAATTCGCGGAATTGTTTACGGAGAAAGAAAAGGATATTCGTTACAAGTTGTTTTTTGATAAGACATTTTTGAATACCAAAAGGTTGAATATGCAAATTCGTTCCGCGGAGATGTGTTTGATCCTGGCGGAAAGTTACGCTCATTTGCAGGATGAGGACAATGCTTTGTTGTATTTGAATAATTTGCGGGCAAAACGGATCACGGATTACGTGCCTCTGACAAGGTCTTCTTTGCCGGCAGTTGACGATTCTGCTTTAGTGACGGTTGACGCGGAAGGTGAGGCTTTGACCCCTTTGATGTCCTCGATATTGAATGAACGGCGTAAGGAGTTGTACATGGAGGGTGATCGTTGGTTTGAACTGAAACGGAACGGACGTCCGGAGTTTTGGGTAGGATATAACGGGATAAAATACACGACATGGAAATATTTGTACACGTTCCCTTTATGGCAACAGGATTTACGTGTTAATCCGAATTTGGTGCAGAATGAAGGTTATGAATAG